In a single window of the Branchiostoma floridae strain S238N-H82 chromosome 2, Bfl_VNyyK, whole genome shotgun sequence genome:
- the LOC118409934 gene encoding probable basic-leucine zipper transcription factor Q, whose translation MAVKEVVVALVLVLTAVCGQDAQWEPFSNPFCSETGSSGDVIPMLWHRHPWLSLRHHPGHGVITPRSLRMHPLLWSPSLLNDIDMATGLGSSLMQNFDMATGFPHLCTCQTSVKQEATSRQQDENPSQQQAMPGEEEKGARRPEPSSAAHGQQQQEQQQDQQQEEMEDMIQKESCKGFRQSAKNSPLHAVLEETDHERKVEEDGRRDWKDEHLSRERKRLYENQQDKLLRDRRDRERIKAQQERQQWEQEAQARRDAAHQRTQQRQSEMQQRSHAGQQSLHNTREPTSHRTPLKVPMSEVASVQVNGYYPENIQVRTEGKQLIISGKQTCRCDEPCFEKEFERQFALPRGLDTRSLRATLNSDGQLRVEGRVYRGVTQTSDVRVEVQGVGLRQRPQVEDPTCGGRKSGFRLRKTAQRRKSATAADATVDVPRFEKYQDEEENDGVTIEVVEE comes from the exons ATGGCAGTGAAGGAGGTGGTGGTAGCTCTCGTGCTCGTCTTGACGGCTGTCTGTGGACAAGATGCTCAATGGGAACCGTTCTCTAACCCCTTTTG TAGCGAGACAGGTTCATCTGGTGACGTCATCCCTATGCTATGGCACCGTCACCCTTGGCTGTCCTTGCGTCACCACCCAGGCCATGGCGTCATCACCCCACGTTCACTCCGCATGCACCCCTTACTGTGGAGTCCGTCCCTCCTGAATGACATTGACATGGCCACAGGGTTGGGCTCGTCCCTCATGCAGAACTTCGACATGGCCACAGGGTTCCCCCATCTGTGCACTTGTCAAACCAGTGTAAAACAGGAGGCAACATCAAGGCAACAAGACGAAAACCCGTCTCAGCAGCAAGCCATGCCGGGTGAAGAAGAAAAGGGAGCAAGAAGACCGGAGCCTTCCAGTGCGGCACATGGACAGCAGCAACAGGAGCAGCAACAGGACCAGCAGCAAGAGGAAATGGAGGACATGATACAG AAGGAAAGCTGCAAAGGTTTCAGACAATCAGCAAAGAACTCGCCGTTGCATGCGGTTCTGGAAGAGACAGACCACGAGAGAAAAGTGGAAGAGGATGGGAGGAGGGATTGGAAAGATGAGCATCTGAGCAGAGAGAGGAAGAGACTATACGAGAATCAGCAGGACAAACTGTTAAGAGACAGGAGAGATAGGGAGAGAATAAAGGCACAACAGGAGAGACAGCAGTGGGAACAGGAGGCACAAGCAAGAAGAGATGCAGCACATCAGCGAACACAGCAGAGGCAGTCAGAAATGCAACAG AGATCACATGCTGGACAACAGAGCCTGCACAACACTCGTGAACCAACATCCCATCGAACACCTCTCAAAGTACCCATGTCAGAGGTTGCCTCTGTACAAGTGAATGGTTACTACCCTGAAAACATACAAGTTAGGACTGAGGGCAAACAACTGATCATCAGCGGTAAACAGACCTGTCGCTGCGACGAGCCATGCTTTGAAAAGGAGTTTGAGCGCCAGTTTGCACTTCCAAGGGGACTGGACACCCGAAGTCTGCGAGCAACTCTCAACAGTGATGGACAGCTGAGAGTGGAAGGACGTGTGTACAGGGGAGTCACACAAACAAGTGATGTAAGGGTGGAAGTACAAGGTGTAGGGTTGAGGCAGAGGCCTCAGGTGGAAGATCCCACTTGTGGGGGTAGGAAGTCTGGCTTCAGGTTAAGGAAAACTGCACAGAGGAGAAAAAGTGCCACTGCTGCTGATGCCACAGTAGATGTGCCTAGGTTTGAGAAGTACCAGGATGAGGAAGAGAATGATGGAGTCACAATTGAGGTAGTGGAAGAGTAA
- the LOC118409960 gene encoding immediate early response 3-interacting protein 1-like — protein MALGLYSLIEAALLCVNAIAVLNEERFLSKVGWATDTVSGFGEQPGMKSQIINLIRSVRMVMRIPLIIVNTITIVLLLLFG, from the exons ATGGCGCTGGGTCTGTATTCGCTGATCGAAGCTGCACTGCTCTGTGTGAATGCGATTGCCGTGCTGAATGAGGAGAGATTCCTGTCTAAAG TTGGATGGGCCACAGACACAGTCAGTGGGTTTGGTGAGCAGCCTGGGATGAAGTCACAGATCATCAACCTCATCAGATCAGTGCGCATGGTCATGAGGA TACCCCTGATTATTGTGAACACTATAACTATAGTGCTTCTCCTGCTGTTTGGATAG